Within the Setaria viridis chromosome 3, Setaria_viridis_v4.0, whole genome shotgun sequence genome, the region CCCCACGGTCGAAAATCTCACCGCTGGATCTTactcgccgccgcgcctcttCGTCGCTCCGTGACCACGCCGTTGCCCTACCCCGCTGCTGCTGTGAGGCCCGAGTTGAACTCGTAGTAGGGTAATTTACTTCCATCGGGTCCGAGGTTGCATCTTTGTGGGGCATTTTCATTTGCTTGGAAAATTTCGATTTTGTTAAATGGGGATTTGGTAGGTTTAGTTGGAAGATTCTGTAAAGCAAGGAAGAAGTTGAGATCTGGATGATTTTGATTGGAGTGATTTTGAAGTCTTTATTATGAACTCACTGGCAAGCTTCAGTAGTCAATTTGTGGTTACCTTACCTGAAATTAAAGTGAATTTGCAAAATCTTTGTGCTCGAATTTGTTACTTTGAATGATCACCATGAACATGAGGTGTTCTTTGTCTGTACTTGCCAAATTCGGGTGCTGTTATTGGGTACTCTGATATCCACTTTACTCCTATAATATCATGAGAGTACGCTTAGCCCCTATACTGTTTCTTTTTTAACTGAAACCAAACGCACGTAGTCCTCTCTGCCAGTCTCGCTGGGCGGTTCTGATGTCGAAGTAGTATTTCTGTGTGTACTGTGTCACTCTATCGCCAATGCCCTTCTTTTGCACCATCGATAAATATGAATTGATGGAAGCATCGGTAGTATGAATTAATGGAAGCTTCAGTAGTGTGCATTGGTGGAAGCACAATGTGGTTACAAGAGCTGAAACATTTGATTTTCAAAATTGCCTCTGTGATCTGTGAACCATTCTTTGTGAACAGTTGCCAGAGATTTTGCTGATGTTGACTATCAGATTAATGTTATATCTGAGTGCAAGTTCTATGCAGTGGTCAGCACTTTTTTTTGCCTCAGATGTCAGatttatgtttcatttggtCATATGTGTTTTGTTCTCAAGACTCGAATTCACAGTATAATCTTTACCTTTGAAACAGAGAAATCTGTGTATAATTTAATTTCTACGTTTGCACTTAACATTTAAAATAATTAGTTAATGTTGGTTCTGTTTATATTCGGATTGATCATTGAACAAGAAGCTCTCATTCAGTGAAGGTTATTTTATAAATAGCATAAGTAATTAAAAAGGACGCCTACACTCCCTCAAGTTATTGTTGTTAACATATACTTTCGATTGCAATGGAACTGTGATACAGTGTAGCATTAAAAAATTGTAGAAATGTTCTTCTGATACAGTTCACCTGTACACAATCCCTAGTTGGAATAATTGTTAGCCATGTCCTATGCATATTCTGAACACACGTAGGATTACTTCATACTGAATTCCAGATACTGAATCCCAGAGTTTTTCTACTTTTTCCTTGATGTTGCAGATATAGAGCAAAGTGTTTTGTGTGAGACTGAATTTCGAAAATGAACAAGGGCAAAATTTTCAAGTTAGCTAAGGGATTCAGAGGAAGGGCAAAAAACTGTATAAGGATAGCAAGGGAGAGGGTGGAAAAGGCACTGCAGTATTCATACAGGGATCGGCGCAACAAGAAGAGGGACATGCGATCCCTTTGGATTGAGCGCATCAATGCTGGTACACGCCTCCATGGGGTATGTATCCACATACATTTGAGCTCTCACAAAGGCAATGCATTGCACATTTCCAATCTTAGCCCAAAGTTTCTTGCATGCTCATGCTAAAACAAACAGTTCACAGAAATCAcctttttattatattttcttaaTTGTTTCTCCAGGTGAACTATGGCAACTTCATGCATGGATTGATGAAGGAGAATATCCAACTCAACAGGAAGGTTCTCTCAGAGCTGTCGATGCATGAGCCATACAGCTTCAAGGCTCTTGTCGATGTATCTCGCAATGCATTTCCTGGGAACAGGCCTGTACCTGCTAAGGAGGGGCTAGCAAGCATTCTGTAACCGTTTCTTGCCCAATAATAGAACTTGATAGCTACATCTGCTTCGGAAAGTAACCTTTTGGCATGTAACGTTGCGAAAAGCTTGTTATGGTCATTGTACGCGTTACTCCATGTTTTTCTGTTTGATGACCTGCCGGACAGACCATGGTATTACATGTTTTGTACCTCATGCCCCTTACTTTTGGGTTTGTGAAGAATGTTTTCCATGGTATTAATTGTTTATTACGTTTTGTACTTCATTGAACAAGCTTAGACTGCAACCAAGAGAGCAGAGTAAGCAACCACTCGTTTTCAAGCACTTGGAAAAAGGATGTGTGTCCGATACTGCAGACCGCAGCCGAGTTGGTCGTATTTGCCTTCTTCTGAAATCATGGCATCATCACCTCTCTTAAAAATTCGGTGCGTGGGCTGCATCATCGCCTTCTGGAAGGATGACACTTCCTGGTGACTGCTCAGTGCTGGTCGCCCAATTCAATGTATCTGTGGCTGTGCAAAACTCTTCGTGGCATGTGTACATTTTTTCTGTCTTGCATTGCACAGCCCTTCTATCTTTAGTTGTATTTAGCTTTTCTTGACGGCTTCCATGTTTCAGTATATCATTTTCTCCCCCAATCTGAACAGTTTTGAATGATCCTGCCATGTTTTCATTTCCGTCTTTGTAAACACATTCCTTTCAACTGTTCATATTCTGAACTGTTCATCGCCATCTGTCTAGCTTAGGCAGCCATTGCAATCTCCATCACATGGGATGGGAAAGCTCCGAGTGAGCTTCCCGTGCGAGAGACCAATCAGGCTTTCAGGCAATCACAGTCTGGTGTTAGGTATGTCGATGACCATCTCAGATGGCTGAAAGAGATCTTCCCTCGATAATCGTCGTTGTCTGCGCAGCGTGGACGATCCGTCGTTTGATCGGCATCGACGCACGCATCGTACCCGTTGTACCTGAGCTGCCTGCAGGAAGTTTTGTCACTGACAGGCTGCGTCAGGTTGGTCATGGTTTGAACCAGTGGGAAACGAAGCAATGGTAGGTCGGCGGCACTGCAGCGTGGTCCAAAGCTCAACTGCAGCCTAGGACAAACCCGAGACGTGCTGGGGCACTGCCAATCGGGACACTTAAAAGCAGGAGCGAGGGTTGCTGACCAAAAGACCCATTATTGCCAGTCACTCCATGTCTGATGTCTCCATTGGAGCCCTTGGTAGGTAAAAGCAAAAACTGAACGACCAATGAAACAATGCGACCGGAAGGGAGAGACGTCGTTCTTCCAAACAAGGCTCCAACAACTTTGAATAATGTCGAGCACGAGCTGGGAAAACGAGTGGTAAAAATGACTTGGTGACTGCACATTTGGTGAGGGTAAGTTTCTCTGAACTGTTTGCTTCTCTGATTGCGTTTTGCTGTGGAGTTCACTAGCACCAGCTCAGAACATGAGCTAGGTGATTTATTCGGAAAGCTTTAGTCATGGTCATTAACCAGATGATTCCAAATGTACCTTTTCATTTGTTCTggtaacattttttttaatcacGGGCATCTGAACCTAGAGTACGAACAATCTACCATGAACATGTACTCATTTTAGCTCATGGGCGAGCTGATATGATTCAGGAATCGCCAAGCAGATACCACATGACTTCGCCAAAGTCAGATGTGGAACATGGTAGCGATAGCTATGTCAACTAGAAATTTTACTTTATTCTCCCCATCTAATTAGTTTCCTTATGATCACTCGATGACCAATCATTTGGTTTAATCGCGCTCATGCCTGTCGAGAACATCCCCTCTGTTTCTAAACCGTATCAGCTGGAACCCAATAATCAAGAGCAAATCATAAGCAGAGAGGCGTGTGGAGTTAGTTACTAGACTTGGTCATCGAGCTCTAAAGATGTCCTCCACTACTCTGCATTGCTCCGAGCTTTCGGGTGTTTGGATttcagggctaaagtttagccatgtcacatcggatgttcggatgctaattaggaggactaaacctaaactaattataaaactaattgcagaactcctaggctaattcacgagacgaatctattaagcctaattaatccatcattagcaaatggttattgtagcaccacattgtcaaatcatgaactaattagccttaatagattcgtctcacgaattagactccatctgtataatttgtaattagactatatttaatacttctaattagtatttaaacatccgatgtgacaggctaaactttaacccgagccaaacaccccttatcctcctctgaagcacaCAGGCATTGGCATAGAAACCCATTGACCGAGGCACCGAGCTCGTCAAGCTCAATGCCGAGTTCTCTTGAGGCACGTTAAGAAATGTTTATGGTGTACGAACGAGATCTTTTATTCGGTGCACGTAAATAAATCCTTTTGCTGATGAGCTGGTTAATCATGGGGGGACGTTAGTTGCGTATTGCTAATCAAATGGGCAAGGCCATCCTTCGCTAAAAAAAGGTTGGCAAATCATTACAGTTTTGTTTTTCCATAAAGTATTAATTTACATTGTGAAATTCTCTTTCTTTGAAAGGCTGCCGATGTGCCATTGGGCAGCAACAAGCAGAATGTTGAGAACAAGTGTGGTTGACATGGGACAGAAACGATCCACGACAGCTGGTTGCGGTTTATCCGCATTGCTTGCCGCTTGTAAGGCACGCATTtcgtctcctctctctcccccttcaTGTCTCGCTCCAAACCTCTACACCACTCATCACTCATCAGGAGTAGTAGCCACTTGCATGGCCGTCACCTGTCAGCTGCGGTTTCAGCTTCAGACCAGGCGCGTCCCCTCACCAACCAATGATGCTTGCTGTCACCGCACTCACCAAAGAGCTCGAGCACGCCCCGACGAGCTAGCCTGCCGAGCGGATGATCGCCGGGCCGCCTCGCCCccctcaggaaaaaaaaaataacctgGCGTCGTGGGCAGCGAGACGCTCCTTGGGACACGAAGGAGGAAGGTGCCGTGCGCGCCCATGCAGGTGCAGGCCGCAGCCACACGGCACGGCACATGCACCCGGCTCATGATGGCGATCGATATCTTCTCGGGTGGCAGCAGGCAGCCGCGGCCGGCACTGTCCCGCCCCGCGATCTCACTGATCACGTTAGGTGCGCCCACTCCCACGGGCACGTCCCCTGGCCGCGCAGGCCTGCCTGCACGCGGGCGCGGCCCCGAGCGAGCCGGACGGGGGGCGGTGGGTGGCGTTCCGTatcggcgggcgcgggggcgtgCTGGTGCCTGCGTGCGCGGCTGAtgcgagcgagacgagacgagagaGTACGAGACAAGTCACCGTGCACGtacgcgggggggggggggggggggggggggggggggggggggggttgacgGCGAAAAGGGAGGTTGTGGCCGGCAGACCGGGTAAAGGGAGGGGAGGACGTGAGCACTGTCGTAATCGCACATCCTGGCGCGCGCAGGCCAGGTAGAGTGCCCGGCTTGGCGCGCGCATGCCCacgagctggaggaggagattCTGCGCCAGATCATCGCAGCCCCAGCCCCCAGCACAGCAGCCATGGCCAATGGCAACTGGCCTGCGGTGGTTACAGGTCAAttctctttctcttccctgTGCCCGATCGTCCCATCCATGGTAGGCGCTGGCGCGCTGCTCTTTCTTTCCGACTCCCTCCAGCAGTCCAGCAACTGCATTGTTCGATTTTCTCAGCTCTGAAAAACGCCAGCGCGCAACTATAAATGTGCCCATTTGACCTGGACCAACGAGTAGAAACCATGAAATCTCACTGCAACCGCGTGCAGTAGCAACATTTTCTGAGCTGGCCGGAGCGGATAtaccggccgcggcgccgcagcTCCAAGGCTTTTTTTAACGTTTGTTTTCGGGGCGGCGTCGGCTTTGTCCCCGATAAATTGCTGCCCGTGTCTCCCCTTTTCCTCCTCTCGCCCCCCGGCTTGCTTGGACTCGCTTGTCCTCGGCACGAGCACGAGGGTGCCTTTCGCACGCACACACGCGCGCAGCCAGCAACTCATCagcgagagagagaagaggaacGGGAACGGAGGGTGACCACGACTCCACGAGCTACCGCGTTTTAGGTCGCGCCCGCTTGGACTGTTGCGCGAGCTATACCTCGCTCCCACCCAAATCGTCAAAGGAAGTTTGGTGGTGGCTTTCAGCGGGTAAACAGCGCCAggcggtgggaggaggaggaggacagggGAGAGTAGGAGGAGatgcgaggaggaggagggccgggcGTCGGCACGCCGGGTCGCCCGCGATGGGGCTCCGGCGCGACGACGCCGCGGTCGCTGAGCACGGGCTCCTCGCCGCGCGGGTCGGACCGGAGCTCCGACGACGGGGAGGAGCTGGTCGAGGTGACGCTGGACCTGCTGGAGGACGACAACATTGTGCTGCGGAGCgtcgagccggcggcggcggccgccgccgccgcggggctggGGATGGGGGCGTCGCCTTCGTcggtggcgcctcctccgccccggcGCCACCCGGAGCCGCCCCAGGCGTTGTCTTCCGGGGCGCCGTCGCGGTCGCGGTCGCCGGCCATGCGCCGGACCTCCTCGCACCGCCTGCTGCAGTTCTCGCAGGAGCTCAAGGCCACCGCCAGCCGCGCCAAGCAGTTCTCGCAGGACCTCACGAAGCGCTTCACGCGCACCCAGAGCCGCGCGAATCTCGCCGGGgaccaagccgccgccgcgccctcgggCATCGACGCCGCCCTCGAGGCCcgcgcgcagcgccgccgccgggcgcagCTCGACCGCACCAAGTCCGGCGCGCAGCGGGCGATCCGCGGCCTCCGCTTCATCAGCGGCGGCAACAAGGCCAGCAACGCCTGGATCGAGGTCCAGGTCAACTTCGACCGCCTCGCGCGCGACGGCTACCTCTCCCGCGACGACTTCCCCGAATGCATAGGTTCGCTTCAATCCCTCCGTGCTTCCCCTTCCAGAAACCTCAAATGATTAGCTCCTAACCGCATTGGAGTTTCGGATGCAGGGATGATGGAGTCGCAGGAGTTTGCAATGGAGCTGTTCGACACGctcagccgccgccggcagatGCAGGTGGACAAGATCAACAAGGAGGAGCTGCGCGAGATCTGGCAGCAGATCACCGATAACAGCTTCGACTCGCGCCTCCAGATCTTCTTCGACATGTAAAGTCCCAACAATCTGCGAACTGCGAACTAAATAGTGCTACACGAACACCATCGGTTATGCAGTTCCATTAACGTGTCTTGGTTTTGTTATAATTTTAATCAGGGTGGATAAGAATGCAGATGGCCATATCACGGAGGCAGAGGTGAAAGAGGTAAACATCCCCCCCTGGCTGTGTTTGGTGTTTTCAAtcgcattttttttctttgctcttGCCGTTTGCGGATATTTCGCTAGAATTTGTATTTGGAGTCTTTTGATAATTGAGCTGTCCATTTCCCATGCCTCTGTACATACGtacttgttttttttgttgtctTACAAGTTTATGCTCCCGGATTTACGCATAAGGATTACGGAATCGGTTGGTAGCTTGGGAAAACATCCCGGCGAAACTGGCGGGGAAAGCATCCCCATCACCGGCCGGTCTCCACACATCATTTTTTTAGCAATTGATTGATATTGTTTGTTCTAGAACGTGGGAGGGGTGTTTCGTAAATTTACTATTGATGGAGATGGAGCTGATCGCCCGGAGACCAGAAGGCAGTAGTTGGTGGGGGCATTTCGGTCATGCTGCCCAATTAGTACACTAATCTGTTCAAACGATGCGTGGAAAGGGGGAAGCTTTTGGATTAGAGTTTAATTTATTTTAGTTAGCTGAGGTCATCGTGGAAAGGGCCAGGCCAGGTTGTTTGTTTAGGCTACTTTTTCCGAGGTGTGAAAAGGATGGTTGGTGATCCGTTGATTGAAAATTGCAATTGTTCTGTTTCCAGATTATCATGTTAAGCGCTTCTGCTAATAAACTGTCGAGACTTAAGGAGCAAGCCGAAGAGTATGCGGCCTTGATCATGGAGGAACTTGATCCAGAAGGGCTTGGCTACATTGAGGTAATAACATGTGTTTTATCCTGTACCATGCATTATCTATGACAAGAGTTGGTGCACATAATTGTTTAGAtgattccatttgtatccactGATTTTGAAGGTTTTCACGAGAAACATTTTAACTGGAGAAGTGTTAACTTAAGGAATAGGGTGAGAAAATAGTGATTGTGACTGGATATATTTGGGTTTTAAATTGACAATGCACGGCTGCATTGACTTCGTTTTTTTTGGAGAACTTGTTTTAACCTGACAACACGGTATGGTCGGTCCTCAGTTTAGTAGTATTTGGTAAAGACTGAAAGCGAAAGTTGACCAACTTTTCCATCAAAAGAATCCCATTCCTGCCGGTGCCAGGAAGGAATCATTGGCCAGAATCTAAAGGAAAAATGTTATTGCTCCTGCCCAGTCAAACCCTTCCACTGATTTCTTCCTGCTTCCCTTCTGTATCTCCACGTAACATACCAGAAGGCAATGTCGGGTAGCAATAACCTTCTCGCTCATGTTCAGTTCCATCTCAGATTTCTTTTGACTGCACAATGGATTTTCTTTGTAAGGAACTGAATACCTGGAGGGCAGAGGCTTTGGAGCCCTTCTGTCTAAAAGTTTAGCTATCTGACTTCATCTATGGAGACCCTTGATCTTTATATTTAAAGACATTATACACTGGCTCACTAGGGGTCACATCTTCTAGCAAAAGTAATATAACTCTAGCCAGCAGACATATGCTGTAATTAGACATATATAATGTCAACATTCATATAACAAAAAGAGAGAGCCTAGACATGGCAGCTTAAATTGTTTCCCAGCTATTGTAAAATCCGGTGAGAATATCAAACTCCAGCTGTgggagcaccaaaactacttaTGTTCAAGTTGGTTACCAGCTGTATGAGAAACTTCCACCCATCTTCCTCTTTGTTTTGCTGCCTAGTTCTATGCATACCTTTATCCCTACAGCTCATTTTTCTTCAAATGATATCTTCAGATCTTCTGCATGGCAGACCACACAGTATGATGCTTGTTTAAATTGATAAGATCATTCGTTCATATCCACTCCCTCTATTCCAAAATGAAAGAGGTTTCAGGGCCTCGTTAGCCCAACTCCACCTCCAAGAACTCCAGAAATCCATGGATCTGGAGCTGTTGGTACTATGAGAGTGTTTTGATAAATCCTTTTATTTTATAGTCTGGACCgagatccaaacaggaccttagtttTGTCTCGTAGGAAAATATACTGACATCtataataccaaataaatgcatTATCAAAACATATTTaatgaaactaatttgatgtCGGTgtattttctataaacttggccaaaattagataagtttgacttaggacaaaacatCCATAATGAATCTTAAACTTTTGAATTTTTCCCAATGAAGCATTGTGGTCATCACTGGGCATCTGCTTCTCCATTTATTCCTGAATGGCACTAATCATATTTAGCTGATTATTTCAAGGTAGAGCATATGCACCTGATGATTGATAATGATGACTGATCCTACATTTGTCAAATACAAGGCTAGGAGTCTCGATGTCCTTTCTTGAATTAAATTTGCCCTAGCAGTTGCTGCTGATAGTTTCATTGGGTGTCTAATACTAATGTATTTGTTTTGAACAAAGTAGCATATCTAGTTCCGTGTTATTTAGATAATTCAATAAGTATTGCTATTTATGTATTTATGCATCTTCCGGTCTTTGAGATAGTGCGACTACAATTGAGAATTGAGTTCATGCCCCACCTTTCCCCATGGGAATTATTGCGTGCATGTTAGACAGCATGTATGGTGGGCTCATATGGGAGCCATGTGCACCACCAGGTGCAATTATAATCTTGTGGGGACCATCTGCAGTTTGGTGGATTGTTTGACTTTTGTCCCTTAAATTGATGTGTATGGTTAAtctgcttcttctccctcccgccccccccccccccttgaGAATTGTAATTTAGGGTGCCCCCCATCCTTATGGCCTCTTTGCTCTGTTATTTGTATTGATGGGATTGATTTTACTAAGACAGTAATTGTTAGTGTTAATTCCACTTAGGCAATAATGCAATAATATTGTGGTTAAAACAATGCTGTGCTAATAAACACAAGTACTGCAGCATTTTGAATCCATGCTCAAGTACCAATATACCGTAGAAGCATCTGTGAAATTACTTTAAAGTACTAATCGTTATCCTGAATCCTAACCCTATGTGATATTTCTGAGCATTTTGACTGTTCTGAAGTCTGAAACAAGGATATTTTTGCTTGGGATTTCCTTTCATGTAGTGGGCTCTTCACTGTCATATTTTTAAAAGTTTATCATAGTTTCGTTCTTTAATTTCATTTGTGCCGCATTCTAAATGTGCCATATTTACATGTCCAATTGTATATATCATTTTGTTTGTTTATCAGTTTTAGGTGTGAGCCTGATCAATAACCTTTATGTTGAAATCTACAACAAATATATTGGGATAATTTTCCATATTATTATTTTCAATTTGCTGGAGTGCAA harbors:
- the LOC117847122 gene encoding uncharacterized protein; this encodes MNKGKIFKLAKGFRGRAKNCIRIARERVEKALQYSYRDRRNKKRDMRSLWIERINAGTRLHGVNYGNFMHGLMKENIQLNRKVLSELSMHEPYSFKALVDVSRNAFPGNRPVPAKEGLASIL